One window of the Prionailurus bengalensis isolate Pbe53 chromosome E1, Fcat_Pben_1.1_paternal_pri, whole genome shotgun sequence genome contains the following:
- the LOC122485362 gene encoding nucleoside diphosphate kinase B yields the protein MAHQERTFIAVKPDGVQRGLVGEIIKRFEQKGFRLVAMKFLQASEELLKQHYIDLKDRPFFPGLVKYMNSGPVVAMVWEGLNVVKTGRVMLGETNPADSKPGTIRGDFCIQVGRNIIHGSDSVKSAEKEISLWFKPEELVDYKPCAFDWIYE from the exons ATGGCCCACCAGGAGCGCACGTTCATCGCCGTCAAGCCGGACGGCGTGCAGCGCGGCCTGGTGGGCGAGATCATCAAGCGCTTCGAGCAGAAGGGCTTCCGCCTCGTGGCCATGAAGTTCCTGCAG GCCTCGGAGGAACTCCTGAAGCAGCACTACATTGACCTGAAGGACCGCCCGTTCTTCCCTGGGCTGGTGAAGTACATGAATTCTGGGCCGGTTGTGGCCATG GTCTGGGAGGGACTGAACGTGGTAAAGACGGGGCGAGTGATGCTTGGGGAGACCAACCCAGCAGATTCTAAGCCAGGCACCATCCGTGGGGACTTCTGCATTCAAGTTGGCAG GAACATCATTCATGGCAGTGATTCAGTAAAAAGTGCAGAGAAAGAAATCAGCCTGTGGTTTAAGCCTGAAGAATTGGTTGACTACAAGCCTTGTGCTTTTGACTGGATCTACGAATAA